Genomic window (Streptomyces sp. TG1A-60):
ACCGTGATCGACGTGAAGGTCGGCATCCCCCGCGAGGTCAAGAACAACGAGTTCCGGGTGGCCATCACCCCCGCCGGCGTGCACGAGCTGGTGCGCCACGGCCACCGGGTCGTCATCGAGCAGGGCGCCGGTGTCGGCTCGTCGATCCCGGACGCCGAGTACGTCGCCGCCGGCGCTGGGATCCTCACGACCGCCGACGAGGTGTGGGCCACCGCCGACCTGCTGCTCAAGGTCAAGGAACCCATCGCCGAGGAGTACCACCGGCTCCGCAAGGACCAGACGCTCTTCACCTATCTGCACCTGGCCGCCTCCAAGGAGTGCACGGACGCCCTCGTCCAGTCGGGCACGACCGCGATCGCGTACGAGACCGTCGAACTGCCCAGCCGGGCGCTGCCGCTGCTCGCCCCGATGTCCGAGGTCGCGGGCCGGCTCGCCCCGCAGGTCGGCGCCTACCACCTGATGCGCGCCAACGGTGGGCGCGGGGTGCTGCCGGGCGGCGTGCCGGGCGTGCCGGCCGGCCGGGCCGTCGTCATCGGCGGTGGCGTGTCGGGCTGGAACGCCGCGCAGATCGCCATAGGCATGGGCTTCCACGTGACCCTGCTCGACAAGGACATCAACAAGCTCAAGGAAGCCGACAAGATCTTCGGCACGAAGATCCAGACCGTCGTCTCCAACGCCTTCGAACTGGAGAAGGCATGTCTGGAGGCCGACCTCGTCATCGGCGCCGTCCTCATCCCGGGAGCCAAGGCCCCGAAGCTGGTCACCAACGAGCTGGTGTCGCGGATGAAGCCGGGAAGTGTCCTTGTCGACATCGCGATCGATCAGGGCGGCTGCTTCGAGGACTCCCGGCCCACCACCCACGCCGAGCCGACCTTCCCCGTCCACGGCTCGGTCTTCTACTGCGTCGCCAACATGCCCGGCGCGGTGCCCAACACCTCCACCTACGCGCTGACCAACGCCACGCTGCCGTACGTCGTGGAGCTCGCCGACCACGGCTGGGTCGAGGCGCTGCGCCGCGATCCGGCGCTGGCCAGGGGGCTCAACGCCCATGACGGCAGGGTCGTTTACCGCGAGGTCGCCGAGGCGCACGGCCTGGAGCACGTCGAGTTGGCGTCCCTGCTCGGCTGACCGGCGGCTTTAAGTCACCTTTCGGTAAAAGGCGATACGTCAACACAGGTCGTCAACAGCGGTTTCCCGGCCGGATCTTGCCCGACAAGGTCCGGCCGGATGTGTGTATGGTCACTTTGCGACACTTGCGCAACTCGCCTCGAACGTAACCGTTCGGATGTTTCGCGCACCGGTGAAACCTGCCGTGCGACGGCCCTACGCCCTTGACAGCCGCATGTTTCATTGCCGACACATCGGGCCGGGTCCGGCGGATTGTGTTGCTGCGGACCGCCGACACGCCATAGAGTCGCCAACCGTCGGCATGGTGCCACGCTGACCTATCTAGAAGTTTCCTGGTCACCAAGGAGGTAAGACGACTTGTGAATGAGTCGACATTTACTCCCGGGGGTGGTCAACCAGGAATGCCTGCGCCGGTCTCGGGCCCCACGGGGTTCGCGGCTGTCGGCTCCGTCGCTGTCCGCACCTTCGCAGCCCAGCAGAGTTCGCAGGCAACTCAGACAGCACTCCAGAGCATGGATGGCCAACACGTGAACGCCATGGCCGGCGACGCAAGTGGCGGGGTCCACAACCACTTCGCCGACTACGACGAGCTGCCCGACGGGCACTTCTACGACCCCGACGCCGAGTACGAGCCCGATCCGGAGTACGCGGCCACGCTCGCGCCCGACGCGGCCCGCCAGCGCCGCGAGCGCATCGGTCCGACCGGTCGCCCGCTGCCGTACTTCCCGATCCCGGGTCCGCTGACCGACCACGGCCCCGCGACGATCATCGCGATGTGCAACCAGAAGGGCGGCGTCGGCAAGACCACGTCGACCATCAACCTGGGTGCCGCGCTCGCGGAGTACGGCCGCCGGGTCCTGCTCGTCGACTTCGACCCGCAGGGCGCCCTCTCGGTCGGCCTCGGTGTGAACCCGATGGAACTCGACCTCACGGTCTACAACCTGCTCATGGAGCGGGGCATGTCGGCCGACGAGGTCCTGCTGAAGACCGCGGTCCCCAACATGGACCTGCTGCCGAGCAACATCGACCTGTCGGCGGCCGAAGTCCAGCTGGTCTCCGAGGTCGCCCGCGAGTCCACCCTGCAGCGGGCGCTCAAGCCGCTGTTGGCCGACTACGACTACATCGTCATCGACTGTCAGCCCTCACTCGGCCTGCTCACCGTGAACGCTCTGACGGCCGCGCACAAGGTGATAGTGCCACTGGAGTGCGAGTTCTTCGCCCTGCGCGGTGTCGCGCTGCTGACGGAGACCATCGAGAAGGTCCAGGAGCGGCTCAACCCCGACCTGGAGCTCGACGGCATCCTCGCCACGATGTACGACTCGCGCACCGTGCACAGCCGTGAGGTCCTCGCGCGGGTCGTCGAGGCGTTCGACGACCACGTCTACCACACGGTCATCGGGCGCACGGTCCGCTTCCCGGAGACCACGGTCGCCGGTGAGCCGATCACCACGTACGCGTCCAACTCCGTCGGCGCCGCCGCCTACCGCCAGCTCGCCAGGGAGGTGCTCGCCCGGTGTCACGCCGAGTGAGTCTGCCGGGGGCCGACGAACTCTTCCGTACGACAGGGGGAATGGCGCTGCAGCCGTCCGCTCCCCGGCGGGGGCCGGGCGGAGAAGCCCGGGTGCCCGGTCCCGCCGGAGAGAGCGACCCGGGGGCCGCGGCGGAGGACGCGCCGCCGTCCGTGCCCGTGCAGGGCGGTGACGGCGAGGGGTCCGAGCATGTGGCCGCGGAAGCCGAGAGCGACGGCGAGCAGCCGCGCAGCCGGTCCGCTGCCGCCGGTGCCGAGCGGGCCGCTGCCGCCGCGCGCCAGCCCAAGCCGCCGCAGGAAGGTTCTGCCGCCGGCGCCGTGCCGCGCAAGCGGGGGCGGGCCGGCGGGCGCCGGCCCAGCGGGCGGGAGCGGCACGACGAGAAGATCACCGTGTACGTCTCCGCCGAGGAGCTCATGGATCTTGAGCACGCCCGGCTGGTGCTGCGCGGGGAGCACGGGCTGGCCGTCGACCGAGGGCGCATCGTGCGCGAGGCGGTCGCCGTGGTGCTGGCGGACCTGGAGTCCCGCGGGGACGCGAGCATCCTCGTACGGCGGCTTCGCGGGCGGTAGGGGTAGCCTGCGGGGGCTATGACCTCGTTCGACTCCTCTGCGTCGGCCTCCGGCGGTTCAGCCGGTCGTCGACGTGCGCTGGGGAGGGGGCCCGGGGCCGCGCCCCCGGCTCCGGAGAGCGGATCCCTGGCCGAGAAGCGTTCCCCGGCTGAGGCCGGTGGGACGTCGTGCCCACCCGTTCCTCCCTGCGGAACGCCTGCCCACGACGCCGGCAGCGGTGACGAGGCGCACTCTCCTGTCGTCCCCCCGGAAGCCGAAGCCGCCGGTGGCGGTGCCGAGGGGTCGCCCGCGGGCACCTCCGCCGAAGCCGCAGCCGGGGCGGAAGTCGATGAGGAGTACTCTCCCGTTGTCCCGGCCGGAGCCGGAGCCGGAGCCGGAGCCGACGGCGGCGGGGGCTTCAAGGTTCGGCTCTCCAACTTCGAGGGGCCCTTCGATCTGCTCCTTCAGTTGATCTCCAAGCACAAGCTGGACGTCACCGAAGTCGCGCTGTCCCAGGTGACCGATGAGTTCATGGGGCACATCCGGGCCATGGGGCCGGACTGGGACCTGGATGAGACGACCGAGTTCCTGGTGGTCGCGGCGACCCTGCTGGACCTGAAGGCCGCCCGGCTGCTGCCCGCCGCCGAGGTCGAGGACGAGGCCGACCTCGCGCTCCTCGAAGCCCGGGATCTGCTGTTCGCCCGGCTGTTGCAGTACCGCGCGTACAAACAGATCGCGGAGATCTTCAACGGGCGGCTGGACGACGAGGCGCGGCGGTATCCGCGTACCGTCGGGCTGGAGCCGCAGCACGCGGAGCTGTTGCCCGAGGTGGTGATCAGCATCGGGGCGGAAGGATTCGCCAGGCTCGCTGTGAAGGCGATGCAGCCGAAGCCCAAGCCTCAGGTGTACGTCGATCACATCCACGCGCCGCTGGTGAGTGTGCAGGAGCAGGCCCAGATCGTGGTCGCGCGGCTGCGGGAGCTGGGGGAGGCGTCCTTCCGTGTGCTCGTGGAGGACATCGACGACACCCTCACCGTCGTCGCCCGTTTCCTCGCGCTGCTGGAGCTGTACCGGGAGAAGGCCGTGGCGCTCGACCAGGAGACCGCGCTGGGGGATCTGACCGTGCGGTGGACCGGTGGGGACGGGGGCGAGGAACCACTGGTCACGGACGAGTTCGACCGCCCACCTGAGCCTCCCCCACTCTCGACTCCGCTCGGGCGGGCGGTACCCCCACCGGAGGAGAAGACGTGAGCGAGGAGAGAACCGGGGTGCCCGAGGGCCCGCCTGCCGTCGCCGACCTCGACCTCAGGCCCGCCCTGGAGGCGGTCCTCATGGTCGTGGACGAGCCCGCGACGGAGGAGCACCTGTCGAAGATCCTGGAGCGGCCGAAGCGGCAGATCGCCAGGGCGCTCAGGGAACTGGCCGACGAGTACGCCGTGCAGGGGCGCGGGTTCGAGCTGCGGCTGATCGCCGGGGGGTGGCGGTTCTACACCCGGCCCGAGTACGCCACCGCCGTCGAGCGGTTCGTGCTCGACGGGCAGCAGGCCCGGCTGACCCAGGCCGCTCTGGAGACGCTGGCCGTGGTCGCGTACAGGCAGCCGGTGAGCCGGAGCAGGGTCTCGGCCGTACGAGGAGTCAACTGCGACGGCGTCATGCGCACCCTCCTCCAGCGGGGTCTGGTCGAGGAGGCGGGCGCGGAACCCGAAACAGGTGCGATCCTGTACAGGACGACGAACTACTTCCTGGAGCGGATGGGCCTGCGCGGCCTGGACGAGCTCCCGGAGCTCGCGCCCTTCCTCCCGGAGGCGGAGGCGATCGAGGCCGAGACCCAGGAAGGCGTACCGTCGTTCGATCCGGATGCCCCGGACACGGACGACGGCCCCACGTCGGCCATGACTGACACGACGACGACGGAACTTTGATGCGAAGCAGTGGTAGCGGCAAGAGCGGCGGCGGGCGCGGTAACCACCGCGGTGCCGGCAACAACAGGGACCAGAAGCAGGGGCAGGGCCAGAGTCAGGGACGCCCCCGCAAGCCCCGCCCCGAGGAGCGCCGCTACGACGTGGGCCCCGGGGCGACGACGGACGGTCCGAAGTCCGGGCGCGGTGCCTCCGCGCGCGGCGGTGCCAAGGGCGGGCCGAAGCAGCCTCAGGAGCCCCGTGGGCGCGGCCGTTCGGCCCCGGCGACCTCCCGTGAGTACGACGCGCGGGCGGAGGAGCGCAACCGGGAGCGGTACGCGGGCAAGAAGGACGTCAAGCCGCCCAGGACCTTCCCGGGCGCCGAGCAGGAGGGCGAGCGGCTGCAGAAGGTCCTCGCGCGCGCGGGCTACGGCTCCCGGCGGGCCTGCGAGGAGCTGATCGAGCAGGCGCGCGTCGAGGTCAACGGCGAGATCGTCCTGGAGCAGGGCAAGCGCGTCGACCCCGAGAAGGACGAGGTCAAGGTCGACGGCCTGACCGTCGCCACGCAGTCTTACCAGTTCTTCGCGCTGAACAAGCCCGCCGGTGTCGTGTCGACCATGGAGGACCCCGAGGGCCGGCAGTGCCTCGGCGACTACGTGACCAACCGTGAGACGCGGCTGTTCCACGTCGGGCGGCTCGACACCGAGACCGAGGGCGTCATCCTGCTCACCAACCACGGTGAGCTGGCGCACCGGCTGACCCACCCCAAGTACGGGGTCAAGAAGACGTACGTCGCGCACATCGTGGGCCCGATCCCGCGCGACCTGGGCAAGCAGCTCAAGAACGGCATCCAGCTGGAGGACGGGTACGCACGCGCGGACCACTTCCGCGTGGTGCAGCAGACCGGCAAGAACTACCTAGTCGAGGTGACCCTGCACGAGGGGCGCAAGCACATCGTGCGCCGGATGCTGGCCGAGGCCGGCTTCCCCGTCGACAGCCTCGTGCGCACCGCCTTCGGGCCGATCACCCTCGGCGACCAGAAGTCGGGCTGGCTGCGCCGCCTGTCGAACACCGAGGTCGGAATGCTGATGCAGGAGGTCGACCTCTAGGTCTTCGCCGCGTTCGAGCGGTGGGCCGGTCCCGGGTTCGCCTCCGGGGCCGGCCCTTTGCCGTTCGCGGCCCCGGTCCTGGCCTTCCTTTCCCCGTAAAAGGGTTGTGCCCCGGCGCCCGCCTGTTTATAGTCGTTATGACTATTAGTCGAGGTGACCATAAAGGGGGCGGAGGTGACCGAACCCGTCGGAGCGTCGAACGGCGACGCACCCGAGGGCTATGACAAGTACGCCTACGAGCCCTTCGCCGTCACCGTCGACCTGGCCGTCTTCACCGTCCGCGCGGGCACCCTCCAGGTGCTCCTCGTCGAGCGCGGGCAGGAGCCGTACGCGGGTCGCTGGGCGCTGCCCGGCGGGTTCGTGCTGCCGGACGAGTCCGCGGAGGAGGCCGCCTGGCGCGAACTCGCGGAGGAGACCGGTGTCACGGACGCCTCCGGGCTCCACCTGGAGCAGCTGCGGACCTACAGCGAGCCGGGGAGGGACCCGCGGATGCGGGTCGTCACCGTCGCGTTCGCCGCGCTGCTCCCCGGCCCGCCCGTCCCACACGGCGGCGGTGACGCGGCCCAGGCCCAGTGGCTGCGGTTCAACGCCATCGGTCCGCTCGCCTTCGATCACGACCGCATCCTCGCCGACGCCCACGAACGCGTCGGCGCCAAGCTCGAATACACCTGTCTCGCCACCTCATTCTGTCCGCCCGAGTTCACCCTGGGCGAACTGCAGCAGGTCTACGAGACCGTGTGGGGCACTCCGCTCGACCGGCCCAACTTCCGGCGCAAGGTGCTGGCCACGCCGGGCTTCGTCGAACAGGTGTCCGGCGCCGCCCGCCTGACCGGCGGTCGCGGCAAGCCCGCCGCGCTGTACCGCGCGGGTGGGGCCACCGCTTTGCACCCGCCCCTGCTGCGACCCACCTCGGAAGGACGGCCCCGATGACCACGACGCTGCGTACGAAGCGCTCCGCCACCGGTTCCCTGATCGGACTCGCCCTCGGGGACGCCCTCGGCTTCCCGACGGAGTTCAACGACGTTCCGGCCATCCTCGCCAAGTGCGGTCCCTGGCGGATGATGGAGCTGCCGAAGCCCGCGATCGTCACGGACGACACCCAGATGACACTGGCGCTGGCGCACGGGCTGCGGACGGCCATGGACCGCGGGTCGCTCGGCGCCGAGGCTCTGGAGCGGGCCGTCCGCAAGGAGTTCGTGGAGTGGTCCCGCTCCCCGGAGAACAACCGCGCTCCCGGCGTCACCTGCATGGTGGCCTGTGACCACCTCGCGGTCGAGCGCCGGCCCTGGCAGTTCGCCAGCCAGATGCACTCCAAGGGCTGCGGCGCCAACATGCGGGTCGCGCCCCTCGGCCTGATCGGCCCCCTCAGTGACGAACAGCGCGCGGGCTCCGCCCAGTTGCAGGCCGCCCTCACCCACGGTCACCCGACCGCGCTCACCGCGGCCGACCTCACCGCACACGCGATACGGCTGCTCGCCCAGGGCGCCGAACCGATGGGCCTGGTGGGCCGGCTGCGGTCGTACGCCTACGAGAACCGCTCCCGCTACCACGCGCGCTGGCTCGGCGACCTGTGGACCCACAGCCAGGATTCCTCGCCCGAGGAGTACATCGCCCGGGGCTGGGACGAGTGCCTGGACGTCCTCGACCGCCTCGACCGAGCGGTGCGGAACCCCTCGCCCGAGACCGACCCCTGCCTGGCGACGGGCGAGGGCTGGGTCGCCGAAGAAGCCCTCGCCACCGGGCTGTTGTGCTTCCTGCTCTTCGTCGACGAGCCCGTCACCGCACTGCGCCGCGCCGCCTGCACCGCGGGCGACTCGGACTCCATCGCCTGCCTCACCGGTGCCTTCGCGGGCGCCTACCACGGACCCGGCGCCTGGCCCGCCGAGTGGGCGGACCGGATCGAGTACCAGGGCGACCTCGTGTCGCTGGGGGCCCTCTGGGACGCTTGAGGGATGACCGACGCCCTCGACATCGACCTGGCCCCCGTGGTCGCCGAACAGCCCGACCCCCTGCTCTTCGCCACCGTCTCCGGAGCTCATCTGTACGGCTTCCCCTCGCGCGACTCGGACGTCGACCTGCGCGGCGTTCATCTGCTGCCCACGGCCGAACTGATCGGGCTGCGCGAGCCGGAGGAGACCCGGTCGAGAATGTGGGACCGGGACGGTGTGGAGATGGACCTCGTCACGCACGACCTGCGCAAGTTCGTACGGCTCATGCTGCGCCGCAACGGCTGTGTGCTGGAGCAGTTGCTCTCCCCGCTCGTCGTCCACACGAGCGAGGCGCACCGCGAACTGATCGCACTGGCGCCCGGCGCCCTCACCCGCCACCACGCCCACCACTACCGGGGGTTCGGTATCACTCAGTGGCGGCTCTTCGAGAAGACCGGTGAACTCAAGTCGCTGCTCTACACGTTCCGGGTGCTGCTCACCGGCATCCACCTGATGCGCAGCGGTGAGGTGCGGGCCCATCTGCCCACGCTGCTGCCGGAGATCGGTGAAGCCCCCGAGTATCTGCCGGACCTCGTCGCGGCGAAGGCGGCGCGGGAGCACGGCAAGGCCGAGGTCGACCAGGAGCGCGTGGCGGAGGACGTGGAGCGGCTGCAGAGGGTGCTGGACGAGGAACAGGCCCTGTCAGCGCTGCCGGAGAACCCTGCCGCGTACGACGCGCTGCACGACTTCGTCGTCCGGGTGCGCCTCGACGGCCTGACAGGCTGACGCGCGCCGGGTCCGGACGACGAAGTCCTCGACCCGGGCCCGGTCCGGCTCCGGCGGCAGCGGGCTGCGGGCCGCCGCCTCCTCGGCCTCCGCGGCCAGCCGGGTCATCCAGGACTCGACCTGGGCCCACGGGACCTCGCCGCGCTTCACCGCCAGCAGGGGATCGCGCTGGTCGCCCACGTCGATGGCCAGCGCACCCGTGCGCAGCAGGTCCCGGCAGCTCATCAGGAGACGGAGCAGATGCATGGCGTGCTTCCAGCGCGGGGCGCCGTGTGTGCGGAAGTCCGTGTCCAGCTTCTTGCGCTGGCCGAGGGCGTAGCGGGCGAACGTCTCATGGGCCTGGCGGGACAGGAACGCCCCGCGCAGGGCGAGCAGTTCACGTCCCGTGGCGTCGACGTGCTCCACCAAGGGGGAGTGCAGGCACTCCAGGATGTTGGGATTGGCGCGCAGGGCCAGTCGGCAGAAGCGCTCCAGCTCCCAGCCGAACTGCTCCCGAGCCGGCCCCTCCACATGCGTCGGCGGCTTCTCGAAGCGCCAGAACAGCGCGGTGGGTGCCAGGAAGACACCCCGCCGGTCCGTGTCGCTGTCGTCCGTCGCGAGACCGAAGGCGCGCGAACCCATCACGCAGGCGTAGATCGTGTGATCGCGGACCAGGGCGTGCGGATGAGGGGGCTGCATGCCCGGGAGCGTACGTGGTGGGCTCAGGCCAGCTGAATCGAGTTTCCCGAGACCTTGATCTCCTCGGCGGGCAGCGGCCTCGTGGCCGGGCCGTTCGCCACCGCCCCGTCCGCGATCTGGAACCTGCTGCCGTGGCACGCGCAGTTGATCGTCTCGTCCGAGACGCTGCTGACGATGCAGCCCTGGTGCGTGCAGACCGCCGAGAAGGCCTTGAAATCGCCTTCCTCGGGCTGGGTCACGACGACCTTCCGGTCCTCGAAGATCCTGCCGCCCCCCACCGGGATGTCGGCCGTCCTGGCCAGCTCCTCGGCGCCGCCCGTGTCGGCCGCCCCCGGCGAGGTCTCCTCCACGGTGTCCCCGCCCGCGTCGGCGCCGTCCTCGCCGCACCCCAGGAGCAGCGCCGCCGTGCCCACCGCGCCGGTCGCCAGCACCGTGCGCCGTGTCGAACCCATCGTCATGTCGTCACTCCGAACGTGTGGAAGAACCAGAGGGCGGAGGCCGGCCGGACGACCGTGAGAGCGGCGAAGACGAGGCCGCTGGCGATCGGCAGGAGCCAGCCGGGGAGTCGCTCCGAGCGGAGCAGCAGCATCTTCGCACTGAAAACACCGAAGAAGAAGCAACCAGGAGAGAGCGCCACAAAAGGCGTTATTCGCCCGTTTGGCAGCCGAGCGCGTACAGACAGCGCACCGCCACCGGCACCGCGACCAGGAACGCCACCCGTCGCGACCAAGCGGTGCGGCACCGCCTGTCACGGCCGTCTCGGCAGGCGGGCGCCGCACGCCGGCTCGGGGCGGGCTGATTAGGCTGGTTGTGCAGAGAATCGACATGTACAGCAGCGAGGAGCAGAGCCGTGGCGGTACGAGCGGTCCGGGGCGCCGTCCAGCTTGAGCGGGACGAGGCAGGGCACATGGACGAGCAGGTCGGCGAGCTGCTCACTGCGGTTCTGGAGCGCAACGGTCTCACCCCGGACGATCTGATCAGCATCTGTTTCACGGCCACGCCCGACCTGCACAGCGACTTCCCGGCCGCCGCGGCCCGCAAGCTCGGCATCGTCGACGTGCCCCTGATCTGCGCGCAGGAGCTGGACATCGAGGGGGCCATGCCCCGGGTCGTACGGATCCTCGCGCACATCGAGTCCGACCGGTCGCGCGCCGAGGTCGCGCACGTCTACCTGGGCGCCGCCGCCGCACTCCGCAAGGACATCGCCCAGTGAGGACCGCACTCGTCATCGGCACCGGGCTGATCGGCACGTCCGCCGCCCTCGCCCTCGCCCAGCGCGGTGTGGCCGTGCACCTCACCGACCACGACCCGGAGCAGGCCCGGACGGCGGCGGCGCTCGGCGCCGGTACCGACGAGGCGCCCGAGGGCCCGGTGGACCTCGCGATCGTCGCGGCGCCGCCCGCGCATGTGGCGGCGACGCTCGCCGACGCGATGCGCCGGGGTCTCGCGCGGGGCTACCTGGACGTGGCCTCCGTCAAGGGCGGCCCACGCCGTGAGCTGGAGGAGCTGGGCCTCGACCTGTCCTCCTACATCGGTACGCACCCCATGTCCGGCCGTGAGAAGTCCGGCCCGCTGGCCGCCACCGGCGACCTCTTCGAGGGGCGCCCCTGGGTGCTGACGCCCACCCGGGACACCGACACCGAGGTGCTGAACCTCGCACTGGAGCTGGTCTCGCACTGCCGGGCCGTGCCGGTGGTCATGGACGCGGACGCCCACGACCGGGCCGTCGCCCTGGTCTCGCACATGCCGCACCTCGTCTCCAGCCTGGTCGCCGCGCGTCTGCAGCACGCGGAGGAGTCGGCCGTACGGCTGTGCGGTCAGGGCATCCGGGACGTGACCCGGATCGCGGCCTCCGACCCGCGCATGTGGATCGACATCCTCTCCGCCAACCCCGGTCCGGTCGCCGACCTCCTCGCCGACGTCTCCGCCGACCTCGACGAGACCGTCCAGGCCCTGCGCTCCCTCCAGGCCTCCGACGAGGCCAAGCGCCGTGAGGGCGTCACCGGAATCGAGGACGTCCTCCGCCGCGGCAACGCCGGCCAGATCCGCGTCCCCGGCAAACACGGCTCCGCTCCGCGGTCCTACGAGGTCGTGGCCGTCCTGATCGACGACCAGCCGGGCCAACTGGCTCGCATCTTCGCCGACGCGGGCGCCGCCGGGGTCAACATCGAGGACATCCGCATCGAACACGCCACCGGGCAACAGGCCGGCCTGGTCCAACTGATGGTGGAGCCGAAGGCGGCGGTGGTACTGACGGGGGCGCTGCGGGAGCGGGGCTGGGCGATTCGGCAGTAGGGGCGGCGGGAGGACCCGACAGCGGGTGCGGCCGGATGGGCTACGGGCAACCAGTACCCTGGTCCGGGGCGCTTTCCGTGCCGCCCCACCACCTCGGACCAGGAAAGGTGCTCCCCAGTGGAACGCGCCACAGTGATCGTTGCCATCGACGGCCCTTCCGGCACGGGCAAGTCGAGCACCTCGAAGGCCGTGGCCGCGCAGCTCGGACTGAGCTACCTGGACACGGGCGCCCAGTACCGGGCGATCACATGGTGGATGGTCAACAACAGCATCGACATCGAGGACCCCTCGGCGATAGCCGCCGTCGCGGGGAAGCCGGACATCGTCTCGGGGACCGACCCGTCGGGCCCGACCATCACCGTGGACGGTACGGACGTCGCCGGGCCGATCCGCACCCAGGAGGTCACCTCCAAGGTCAGCGCGGTCAGCGCGGTGCCGGAGGTGCGGGCGCGGATCACCGAGCTGCAGCGTTCCATCGCGTCGGGTGCCGGGAACGGCATCGTCGTCGAAGGCCGCGACATCGGCACGACCGTACTGCCGGACGCGGACCTGAAGATCTTCCTCACCGCCTCCCCGGAGGCCCGCGCCGCCCGCCGCAGCGGTGAGCTGAAGGGCACCGACGTCCACGCGACCCGCGAGGCCCTGCTCAAGCGGGACGCGGCCGACTCCAGCCGGAAGACCTCGCCGCTCGCCAAGGCGGACGACGCGGTCGAGGTGGACACCTCGCACCTCACCCTCCAGCAGGTCATCGAGTGCGTGGTCACCCTCGTCGAGGAGAAGCGGGCGGGAAAGTGAGCGGGGCTCTTTCGGCAGAGGCTCCTTCGGTACGGGGTGCCGAGGTCGGCCGGCGTATCGGCGTCGGGCTGATGTACGGGCTGTGGAAGCCACGCGTCCTGGGAGCCTGGCGGGTCCCCACGACCGGTCCGGTGATCCTCGCCGTCAACCACTCCCACAACATCGACGGCCCGATGGTCATGGGCGTGGCACCCCGCCCGACGCACTTCCTGATCAAGAAGGAGGCGTTCATCGGTCCCCTCGACCCCTTCCTGCTCGGCATCGGGCAGGTGAAGGTGGACCGTTCGACCGCCGACCGCGCCGCCATCACCCAGGCGCTCGCCGTCCTGGCGGGCGGCGGAGTGCTGGGCATCTTCCCGGAGGGCACCCGCGGCGAGGGCGACTTCGCCTCGCTGCGCGCCGGGCTCTCCTACTTCGCCGTGCGCAGCGGAGCGCCGATCGTCCCGGTGGCCGTCCTGGGAAGCACGGAGCGGCGAGGACGGTTGATGAAGGGGCTGCCCCCGCTGCGCTCCCGCGTCGACGTCGTC
Coding sequences:
- a CDS encoding NUDIX domain-containing protein, giving the protein MTEPVGASNGDAPEGYDKYAYEPFAVTVDLAVFTVRAGTLQVLLVERGQEPYAGRWALPGGFVLPDESAEEAAWRELAEETGVTDASGLHLEQLRTYSEPGRDPRMRVVTVAFAALLPGPPVPHGGGDAAQAQWLRFNAIGPLAFDHDRILADAHERVGAKLEYTCLATSFCPPEFTLGELQQVYETVWGTPLDRPNFRRKVLATPGFVEQVSGAARLTGGRGKPAALYRAGGATALHPPLLRPTSEGRPR
- a CDS encoding segregation/condensation protein A, whose protein sequence is MTSFDSSASASGGSAGRRRALGRGPGAAPPAPESGSLAEKRSPAEAGGTSCPPVPPCGTPAHDAGSGDEAHSPVVPPEAEAAGGGAEGSPAGTSAEAAAGAEVDEEYSPVVPAGAGAGAGADGGGGFKVRLSNFEGPFDLLLQLISKHKLDVTEVALSQVTDEFMGHIRAMGPDWDLDETTEFLVVAATLLDLKAARLLPAAEVEDEADLALLEARDLLFARLLQYRAYKQIAEIFNGRLDDEARRYPRTVGLEPQHAELLPEVVISIGAEGFARLAVKAMQPKPKPQVYVDHIHAPLVSVQEQAQIVVARLRELGEASFRVLVEDIDDTLTVVARFLALLELYREKAVALDQETALGDLTVRWTGGDGGEEPLVTDEFDRPPEPPPLSTPLGRAVPPPEEKT
- the ald gene encoding alanine dehydrogenase; the encoded protein is MIDVKVGIPREVKNNEFRVAITPAGVHELVRHGHRVVIEQGAGVGSSIPDAEYVAAGAGILTTADEVWATADLLLKVKEPIAEEYHRLRKDQTLFTYLHLAASKECTDALVQSGTTAIAYETVELPSRALPLLAPMSEVAGRLAPQVGAYHLMRANGGRGVLPGGVPGVPAGRAVVIGGGVSGWNAAQIAIGMGFHVTLLDKDINKLKEADKIFGTKIQTVVSNAFELEKACLEADLVIGAVLIPGAKAPKLVTNELVSRMKPGSVLVDIAIDQGGCFEDSRPTTHAEPTFPVHGSVFYCVANMPGAVPNTSTYALTNATLPYVVELADHGWVEALRRDPALARGLNAHDGRVVYREVAEAHGLEHVELASLLG
- a CDS encoding pseudouridine synthase, producing the protein MRSSGSGKSGGGRGNHRGAGNNRDQKQGQGQSQGRPRKPRPEERRYDVGPGATTDGPKSGRGASARGGAKGGPKQPQEPRGRGRSAPATSREYDARAEERNRERYAGKKDVKPPRTFPGAEQEGERLQKVLARAGYGSRRACEELIEQARVEVNGEIVLEQGKRVDPEKDEVKVDGLTVATQSYQFFALNKPAGVVSTMEDPEGRQCLGDYVTNRETRLFHVGRLDTETEGVILLTNHGELAHRLTHPKYGVKKTYVAHIVGPIPRDLGKQLKNGIQLEDGYARADHFRVVQQTGKNYLVEVTLHEGRKHIVRRMLAEAGFPVDSLVRTAFGPITLGDQKSGWLRRLSNTEVGMLMQEVDL
- a CDS encoding ParA family protein, which gives rise to MPAPVSGPTGFAAVGSVAVRTFAAQQSSQATQTALQSMDGQHVNAMAGDASGGVHNHFADYDELPDGHFYDPDAEYEPDPEYAATLAPDAARQRRERIGPTGRPLPYFPIPGPLTDHGPATIIAMCNQKGGVGKTTSTINLGAALAEYGRRVLLVDFDPQGALSVGLGVNPMELDLTVYNLLMERGMSADEVLLKTAVPNMDLLPSNIDLSAAEVQLVSEVARESTLQRALKPLLADYDYIVIDCQPSLGLLTVNALTAAHKVIVPLECEFFALRGVALLTETIEKVQERLNPDLELDGILATMYDSRTVHSREVLARVVEAFDDHVYHTVIGRTVRFPETTVAGEPITTYASNSVGAAAYRQLAREVLARCHAE
- a CDS encoding ADP-ribosylglycohydrolase family protein; translation: MTTTLRTKRSATGSLIGLALGDALGFPTEFNDVPAILAKCGPWRMMELPKPAIVTDDTQMTLALAHGLRTAMDRGSLGAEALERAVRKEFVEWSRSPENNRAPGVTCMVACDHLAVERRPWQFASQMHSKGCGANMRVAPLGLIGPLSDEQRAGSAQLQAALTHGHPTALTAADLTAHAIRLLAQGAEPMGLVGRLRSYAYENRSRYHARWLGDLWTHSQDSSPEEYIARGWDECLDVLDRLDRAVRNPSPETDPCLATGEGWVAEEALATGLLCFLLFVDEPVTALRRAACTAGDSDSIACLTGAFAGAYHGPGAWPAEWADRIEYQGDLVSLGALWDA
- the scpB gene encoding SMC-Scp complex subunit ScpB codes for the protein MSEERTGVPEGPPAVADLDLRPALEAVLMVVDEPATEEHLSKILERPKRQIARALRELADEYAVQGRGFELRLIAGGWRFYTRPEYATAVERFVLDGQQARLTQAALETLAVVAYRQPVSRSRVSAVRGVNCDGVMRTLLQRGLVEEAGAEPETGAILYRTTNYFLERMGLRGLDELPELAPFLPEAEAIEAETQEGVPSFDPDAPDTDDGPTSAMTDTTTTEL